The genomic window TAAGCCAAGAGGAGATCGCTTACTTGAACGAGGTAAGCCAGAAGTTGGGACGTAAGTTGACCGATAGCGAGGTGTTCGGTTTCTCCCAAGTAAACTCGGAACACTGCCGACATAAAATATTCGGAGGTGTATTCATCATCGACGGCGAGGAAAAAGAAAGTTCCTTGTTCAACTTGATCAAGAAAACTTCCGCCGAGAACCCTAATAAATTGGTTTCCGCTTATAAAGATAACGTAGCGTTCAATGAAGGACCGACGGTAGAGCAATTCGCTCCCCTATCCGGTGACAAACCCGATTTCTTCGCCGTAAAAGATATCAAGACGGTTATCTCCTTGAAAGCCGAGACGCATAACTTCCCGACAACCGTTGAGCCGTTCAACGGTGCCGCTACCGGAACAGGTGGTGAGATTCGTGACCGTCTGGGCGGTGGTAAGGCATCCTTGCCGATAGCGGGAACAGCGGTCTATATGACCTCTTACCCTCGTACGGAAGGCGCTCGCAAATGGGAGAAAGTCCTAGACCCTCGTCCTTGGTTATACCAGACTCCGGAGCAGATCTTGATCAAGGCTTCCAATGGCGCTTCCGATTTCGGTAATAAATTTGGCCAGCCGCTTATCTGTGGTTCTTTATTGACTTTCGAGCACACGGAGAACGATAAGAAATACGCTTACGACAAAGTAATCATGCTTGCCGGCGGTGTAGGTTTCGCAAATATGCGCGATGCCTTGAAGGGCGATCCGGAACCGGGCGAGAAAGTGGTCGTGATCGGTGGCGATAACTACCGTATCGGTATGGGTGGTGGAGCCGTATCTTCCGTAAACACGGGACAATATACAAGCGGTATCGAGTTGAACGCCGTACAGCGTGCCAACCCGGAAATGCAGAAACGTGCGGCTAACGTGATCCGTGCGATCGCCGAGTCTGACGAGAACCCGATCGTCTCTATCCATGACCATGGTGCGGGTGGACACCTCAACTGTTTGTCTGAGTTGGTTGAGGCTACCGGCGGACACATCGATATGAACAAATTGCCGATTGGCGACCCGACTCTCTCAGCGAAGGAGATCGTAGGAAACGAGAGCCAAGAGCGCATGGGCTTATTGATGAAAGAAGAAGATGTAGCCCGCGTAAAACGTATCGCGGATCGTGAACGTGCCCCGATGTATGTGGTAGGCGAGACTACTAACGACATGAAGTTTGTCTTCGAACAAGCGGACGGCGTAAAACCTATCGATATCAAGCTGGAATATATGTTCGGTAAACCGCCTAGAACGGTTATGACAGACCATACGGTCACTGAATCTTATCAACCGGTTGTTTACAAAGAATCCGAACTTCACCATTATTTGGAGAACGTACTTCAATTGGAGGCCGTAGCCTGCAAGGATTGGTTAACAAACAAAGTAGACCGTTCCGTAACCGGTAAGATCGCCCGCCAGCAATGTCAAGGTGAATTACAATTGCCGTTGAGCGACTTAGGTGCCGTAGCGTTGGATTACCGCGGGAAAGCTGGTATCGCAACTTCTATCGGTCACGCTCCCCAGGTAGCCATGGTTGATCCGGCCGCCGGTTCCGTTATGGCAATCGCCGAGTCATTGACCAATATCGTATTCGCTCCGCTGACAGATAAGTTGGAGAGCGTGTCCTTAAGTGCCAACTGGATGTGGCCATGCCGTAACGAAGGTGAGGACGCCCGTCTGTACACAGCCGTACAAGCCGCTTCCGACTTCGCTTGCAGCTTAGGTATTAATATCCCGACTGGTAAGGACTCCCTATCCATGACGCAGAAGTACGGTGACGATAAGGTGATCGCCCCGGGTACGGTGATTATCTCCGCCGGTGCCGAGGTTAGCGATATCAAAAAGATCGTCTCTCCCGTATTGGCACAAGACAAGAATACATACATTTATTATATAGACTTCTCCTTCGATACCTTGAAGTTGGGTGGTTCCGCCTTCGCCCAAGCCTTGAACAAGCTGGGTAACGAGGTTCCTACCGTGAAAGATCCGGAATACTTCCGTGACGCTTTCAACGCCGTACAAGACGCGATCGAGAAGAAACTCATCCTTGCCGGACACGATATCTCAGCGGGAGGTATGATCACCGCCTTGTTAGAGATGTGCTTCGCCAACGTAGAGGGTGGTTTGGATGTCAACTTGGATAAGATCTCCGAGAGTGATATCGTGAAGATCCTGTTTGCCGAGAATCCGGGTATCTTGGTTCAGGTAAAGGACAAGAAGGCATTCGAAAAGTTGATGGAAGAAGCTGGCGTAGGTTTCGCCATCATCGCCAAACCGACCGACGAGCGCCATGTATTGGTATCGAAAGAAGGCATCCAATATCACTTCGGTATCGACTATATGCGTGACGTATGGTACGAATCTTCCTATAAGCTGGACGTAAAACAGAGCGGTAGCGTTTGCGCCGGAAACCGTTTCGAGAACTATAAGATGCAGCCTATACAATACAAGTTCCACAAGGACTTCACCGGAAAGCTTTCTTCTTATGGAATATCCGCCGATCGCCGTACGCCGAACGGTATCAAGGCCGCCGTTATCCGCGAGAAGGGTACGCAGTGCGAGCGTGAGACCGCTTACGCCTTGTATCTGGCTGGTTTCGACGTGAAGGATGTCCATATGACGGACTTGGCTAGCGGACGCGAGACTTTGGAGGATGTAAACTTCATCGTATTCTGCGGTGGTTTCTCCAACTCCGACGTATTAGGTTCCGCCAAGGGCTGGGCCGGCGGTTTCTTGTATAACGAGAAAGCCAAGAAAGCGATCGACAACTATTACGCACGTAAAGATACGTTGAGCATGGGTATCTGTAACGGTTGCCAGTTGATGGCCGAGTTAGGCTTGGTTTATCCGGAGCACGAGAAAAAGCATAAGATGGTTCACAATGATTCCCATAAGTTCGAGTCTAACTTCGTTAGCTTGGAGATCCCGAAAAACAACTCCGTAATGTTCGGCTCCTTGAGCGGCACGAAGTTGGGTGTATGGGTAGCTCATGGTGAAGGTAAGTTCGAGTTCCCCTACGAGGAGAAGGAGTACAACATCATCGCTAAATACAACTACGATGGCTATCCCGCCAACCCGAACGGTTCTCCTTGGTCCGTTGCCGGTGTTTGCTCAAAGGACGGCCGCCATTTAGCCATGATGCCTCACCCCGAACGTGCGATCTTCCCTTGGCAGTGCGGTTATTACCCCGCCGACCGTAAGGAGAACGACGAGGTCACTCCATGGATCGAGGCGTTCGTGAACGCTCGCAAGTGGATCGAGAATAATAAGTAAAAATAACAGGGGTTGTTTTTAGCGTTCTTTGAACCTTAAAAACAACCCTTGTTTCTATATCTCCTTAAAGTTTCTTGGTAACCGCCTTTTGATTGAACTCATCCACACGGTAGAATAGACTTTACAACGAATCCACGATTTTAATATCCAAGCCGGTACAGGGGGGATTATCGGTAACTATTACTTTATACAACCGTAATATCCCTGCAACACCCCGCTAATATCTTTGCCTCCGAAATTAATAGACACAGAATTTAATAGAAGAATCATGGAAAGGTTATTTAAAATCAGAATCTTTACGGTTATGTTCTTTTTAGCCGTAGCTTCTATAGCAGCGAACGCTAAAGAAAGTAAGAAGGAAGGTGACAATTATCATGCAAAGCAAATTCTCATCGTAGGTTTGCACGATAACGTGAAATCAAACTATTTCTACAATGGGATGATCGCCGAAGAGACCGGTATGAAAGCGGATAGTATCGACCAAACGTATAATACGATCATCGCCGAGAATATCGCCGCATCCGTAAAGAACGGAGATTGCAAGTTTATTCCGGCAAACGCTACACAAGTGACCGGACAGGTACTGAATGAGATCAAGGTTAACGGGGAGAGCGAGGATTGCTATTCCGATCTTTCAGCCGTGCCGACCGAAGAGTTACAAAAGGTATTGGATAATGCTGACGCTGATTATCTGCTAGTATTAAACCAGCATTATCTTAAATGGCAAGACCAACCCTTGCGCACGCTTTTCCATATCGTCAGCTATACCTTATTCGACAAAGATAAAAATGAGGTATATAGGGGGAATAACTTCTTTACCTGCATGAATCTTGAGAACCCGGATAAACTCAGAAAGAGCAGCCGCAAGAGTTCATCCAAGATAGCATCTACCATTATCAAGACTTTGGACGAGGACTAACCTTCTTTTTTATAGACACATTTATAATTTTCTCGTTGAGCCTAATGGATATCCTTCATTAGGCTTTTTTCTTTATTTAAACCTACACACGGATGTAATCTCTTTGCAAAACCGGACACTTACTTTTGCGCCGTAAAAGATATTTAGGTTTAATTTTAAAAAGATTATTATGAGGATGTTTAACAAACTTACATGCAGGCTGCTTGCCTGTTTGTTATTTTTTAATTGCTTGCCGGCTCTCTTGTCTGCGCAAGGAACGCAAGCGATTATCACCGGTACGGTCATGGATAATAAAGGGGAATCGGTGATCGGAGCCACGATCCAAGTCAAGAATGAATCTACCGGATTCTTCACGGGTTCTATCACGAACGATAAAGGAGAATACACCATCAAGCAGCTTCCGCTAGGTTCTCCTTATACCGTTACAGCTTCTTATATCGGTTATGGAGAACAGAAAAAGACAGGATACGCATTGAACCAAGGGGATATGCTTCGAGTGGATTTCAAGCTGGCGGAGGAATCGGTGGAGATACAAGCCGTCGAGGTAATCGCTAATTCCTTGAAGAACATGGTTCCGAAGATCGGTGCGGCAACATCTATCTCCGCTCAAAATATCACGAAGCTTC from Parabacteroides distasonis ATCC 8503 includes these protein-coding regions:
- the purL gene encoding phosphoribosylformylglycinamidine synthase: MILFFQSSTKTVLAVEAAHAFSPEDTQKLVWLFSEATPVQSETLEGWYVGPRREMITPWSTNAVEITQNMGLTGISRIEEYFPVSSGDADHDPMLQRIYNGLNQEIFTISKKPDPIVYIEDLEVYNQQEGLALSQEEIAYLNEVSQKLGRKLTDSEVFGFSQVNSEHCRHKIFGGVFIIDGEEKESSLFNLIKKTSAENPNKLVSAYKDNVAFNEGPTVEQFAPLSGDKPDFFAVKDIKTVISLKAETHNFPTTVEPFNGAATGTGGEIRDRLGGGKASLPIAGTAVYMTSYPRTEGARKWEKVLDPRPWLYQTPEQILIKASNGASDFGNKFGQPLICGSLLTFEHTENDKKYAYDKVIMLAGGVGFANMRDALKGDPEPGEKVVVIGGDNYRIGMGGGAVSSVNTGQYTSGIELNAVQRANPEMQKRAANVIRAIAESDENPIVSIHDHGAGGHLNCLSELVEATGGHIDMNKLPIGDPTLSAKEIVGNESQERMGLLMKEEDVARVKRIADRERAPMYVVGETTNDMKFVFEQADGVKPIDIKLEYMFGKPPRTVMTDHTVTESYQPVVYKESELHHYLENVLQLEAVACKDWLTNKVDRSVTGKIARQQCQGELQLPLSDLGAVALDYRGKAGIATSIGHAPQVAMVDPAAGSVMAIAESLTNIVFAPLTDKLESVSLSANWMWPCRNEGEDARLYTAVQAASDFACSLGINIPTGKDSLSMTQKYGDDKVIAPGTVIISAGAEVSDIKKIVSPVLAQDKNTYIYYIDFSFDTLKLGGSAFAQALNKLGNEVPTVKDPEYFRDAFNAVQDAIEKKLILAGHDISAGGMITALLEMCFANVEGGLDVNLDKISESDIVKILFAENPGILVQVKDKKAFEKLMEEAGVGFAIIAKPTDERHVLVSKEGIQYHFGIDYMRDVWYESSYKLDVKQSGSVCAGNRFENYKMQPIQYKFHKDFTGKLSSYGISADRRTPNGIKAAVIREKGTQCERETAYALYLAGFDVKDVHMTDLASGRETLEDVNFIVFCGGFSNSDVLGSAKGWAGGFLYNEKAKKAIDNYYARKDTLSMGICNGCQLMAELGLVYPEHEKKHKMVHNDSHKFESNFVSLEIPKNNSVMFGSLSGTKLGVWVAHGEGKFEFPYEEKEYNIIAKYNYDGYPANPNGSPWSVAGVCSKDGRHLAMMPHPERAIFPWQCGYYPADRKENDEVTPWIEAFVNARKWIENNK